CATCGGGCCGCGGCGGTTCGGCGGCCGCCGCAGCGAAGAGGCGCCGCGCCTCTTCCAGGTAATCGGCGTAGGCGCTCTCGGGCGCGGTGAGCCGGCGCGACGGGTACGACAGCCGGCCGCCGGCGTAGCTCAGGTCGTCCAGGCTCAGCCCCGCGAAGGGGCGGCGCTCGCGGTGCCGCCACAGGCCGGTCTCCAGCTGGAACTCGTAGTGCGGCAGCAGGCGCCAGCCCTGGTCCGCGATCAGCCGCACGGCCTCCAGCAGGTAGGTGAACACGGGCTCGCTGATGAAGTAGTTGAAGTTGACCCGCACCCAGCCCGGCTTGATCCCCTCGGACCCGTGCAGGATCGCCGCCTGGAACTGCAGGGAGCGCTCCCGGTCGATGCCCAGCAGCCGGTGGCCGTACGGCCCGGCGCACGAGCAGCCGCCGCGGGCCTGGATGCCGAACAGGTCGTTCAGCAGCGCGACCACGAAGTTGTGGTGCAGGTAGCGCTCGCCGTGGCGGACCATGAACGAGACGATCGACAGCCGCTCCGCCTGCAGGTTGCCCAGGATCTGCAGGCGCGGGTGGGCCGACCAGGCGGCGATGGCCCGCCGCACGAAGTCCGCCTCGCGCTCCTCGATGCTCCGCGCGCCCACGGCCTGCTTAAGGCCGAAGACCAGCCCCGCGCGGATGGCCTCGACGATCGCCGGCGTGCCGCCCTCCTCGCGCGCCGTGGGATCGACGAGGTAGTCGTGCCGGTCGGCGCCGACGTAGGCCACCGTACCGCCGCCGGGCACCGTCGGCACGCGGTTGGTCAGCAGGCCGCGCTTGACCACCAGCACGCCGGGGGTGCCCGGCCCGCCGATGAACTTGTGGGGCGAGAGGAAGATCGCGTCCTTGTGCGACGCGGGGCCGCGCCCAGGACCATACTCGGGGCCGGGGTTCATCTCGATGCGCACGTACGGCGCCGCGGCGGCGAAGTCCCAGAAGGCGAGCGCGCCGTGCTCGTGCAGCAGCCGCGACACCTCGGCGGTGTCCGAGACGATCCCGGTGACGTTGCTGGCGGCCGAGAAGCTGCCGATCAGCAGCTTCCTGCCGGCGCACGCCTGCAGCGCCGCCCGCAGCGCGTCCAGGTCGATGCGGCCGTTCTCGTCCTCGGGGATGGTCACCACCTCGGCGATGGACTCGCGCCAGGGCAGCTCGTTGCTGTGGTGCTCGTAGGGCCCGATGAAGACCACCGGCCGGTCCTGCGGCGGGAGGTGCGAGGAGAGGCCGTAGCGCGCGTCGAGGTCGGCGGGCAGGCGCAGGTTCAGGATCTCGACCAGCTTGTTGATGGCGCCGGTGGCGCCCGCGCCGCAGAAGATCACCGCGTCGCGCTCGTCGCCGCCGCAGGCCTCGAGGATCACGCGCCGCGCGTCCTCGCGGAAGCGCGAGGTCTGCTGGCCGGTCGCCGAGCTCTCGGTGTGGGTGTTGGCGTAGAGCGGCAGCACCTCGTCGGCGATGAAGTCCTCGATGAACTTCAGGGAGCGGCCCGACGCGGTGTAGTCCGCGTAGGTGATCCGGCGCAGGCCGTAGGGGCCCTCGACGGCGCGGTCGGCGCCGATGACGTTCTCGCGGATGGTGTCGATGAGGCGGGCGGTGCTGGGATCCAAGGGGGGAACCTCTTTCGGCGTGACGGCGGTGTCTGCGGATTGTAGGACCCGGCCGCGGCCTCGACAAGCGCCGAGCGGGTCAGGAGGATCCCGGCCCCGCCAACGATGCCAGCGCCGCCCCCGCCCAGGCCGCTCCCAGCCCCAGCACCACCGAAAGCGCGACGTTCAGCACCGCCCGCAGCTCGCCGCCTTCGCGCGCCAGGGCGAGGGTCTCGTTGGCGAAGGTGCTGAAGGTGGTGAAGGCGCCCAGGAAACCGATCAGCAGCGCGGCGCGCGTGGTCGGGCCCACGGGCCAGCGGTCCAGCAGCAGCGCGGCCAACAGGCCGGCGAAGAAGCAGCCCAGCGTGTTGACCACCAGCGTGCCGCCGGGGAACGAGGGCGGGAACCAGCGCTGCGCAAAGCCCGACAGGCCGTAGCGGGCGACGGCGCCCAGGGCGCCGGCCGCAGCGATGGCCAGCAGGCGCGTCACGGCGCGACCCCGGC
The sequence above is a segment of the bacterium genome. Coding sequences within it:
- a CDS encoding aminotransferase class V-fold PLP-dependent enzyme, translated to MDPSTARLIDTIRENVIGADRAVEGPYGLRRITYADYTASGRSLKFIEDFIADEVLPLYANTHTESSATGQQTSRFREDARRVILEACGGDERDAVIFCGAGATGAINKLVEILNLRLPADLDARYGLSSHLPPQDRPVVFIGPYEHHSNELPWRESIAEVVTIPEDENGRIDLDALRAALQACAGRKLLIGSFSAASNVTGIVSDTAEVSRLLHEHGALAFWDFAAAAPYVRIEMNPGPEYGPGRGPASHKDAIFLSPHKFIGGPGTPGVLVVKRGLLTNRVPTVPGGGTVAYVGADRHDYLVDPTAREEGGTPAIVEAIRAGLVFGLKQAVGARSIEEREADFVRRAIAAWSAHPRLQILGNLQAERLSIVSFMVRHGERYLHHNFVVALLNDLFGIQARGGCSCAGPYGHRLLGIDRERSLQFQAAILHGSEGIKPGWVRVNFNYFISEPVFTYLLEAVRLIADQGWRLLPHYEFQLETGLWRHRERRPFAGLSLDDLSYAGGRLSYPSRRLTAPESAYADYLEEARRLFAAAAAEPPRPDATPALTPDAERLRWFPLPGDPAPVD
- the crcB gene encoding fluoride efflux transporter CrcB: MTRLLAIAAAGALGAVARYGLSGFAQRWFPPSFPGGTLVVNTLGCFFAGLLAALLLDRWPVGPTTRAALLIGFLGAFTTFSTFANETLALAREGGELRAVLNVALSVVLGLGAAWAGAALASLAGPGSS